Genomic DNA from Trichoderma asperellum chromosome 5, complete sequence:
AGTCGCGATCTGACGATATAGCCATAACTAGAGCGGTCTGTGGGAAACATATCTACGAGCGCGACGATAACTCTGATAAAGTGGTTTTGCGCCGAGGAGGCAAGGATAGCAGAAGGCTTGAGTCCGTACTAGAGAACGGCAGAGTTGCAAAAGAACATGCTTGGCTAAGCATCGATTTGGATCAAATTTCTCACTTCGGATATTCTGAAGCGCCAAGCCGCTATGGCTACATAATTCGTTCCCAATCAGGGGATGCTGGTCCAAAGCTTTTTCTGAAATTTGAAAGCAACGATAACACGAGGGATTTCTGCGAGGTTCTAAGATCTGCAAACGTTGAGGGGAAAGTCATGTACGTATTGGATGTTTCAAtgacgagatgaagaggctAACATATCTACAGCGGAGAAATAGAAAAGAGGGCTGAGAAAGCATTTGATGAAGCAAAGAATTGGATAGCTTCGAATGAGGCCCATAAAAAAATCAGCCAGCTATTTTCCAcagatgagaaagaaaaggatacgATACCAAGATCTTCTAGTCCGAATCGACGCCCAGAATCAGCACGTGTAAAGCTAAGGGACATCTTAATACAGTCGGCTCAAGATGCAGAGAGTTCTGCAACTGTCCGTCGACCAGAAGAAAGCCTCGCTCTCGACCTTCGGCGATCTACGAGATCATCTGCTCCAGCTACGCGCCGCCGTATGCCATCCCCTGATGTCTGGACAATATCACATCCAGACTGGGAAAAATCGTGGCTGGCACCGCTTATATTCCCCGAAACCGGCAAGAATAGAGCGACAGTGGATAAAATTGACATCCCGAGGTTAGATGAGAGGGAATTCCTCAACGACAACCTCATCAATTTCTATATCCGTCACCTTGAATTCAGgctggaaaaggaaaggccCGAATTATTACGCaaagtttacttctttagtactttcttcttcgagAAACTGAAGTCTACGAAAGGCAAGATAAACTACGACGGCGTCAAAGCTTGGACAGCGAGGGTGGATTTGCTTTCTTACGATTACATCTTCGTGCCTGTCAATGAACATGCCCACTGGTATCTAGCTATAATTTGCAATGTTCCTAACGCCGTTCGGGCTCCCTCccccgaaaaaaagaatcagcAAGTTCCAGATGCCTCAGTTGACAACGCGATGGAAATGATAGATGCGCCCGAATCCCCGAGATTGGCAACAGTCGAAAGAGATTTGACTGATATTTCTTTAGAAGATGTGGAAGCGGCGGTACAAAAAGATGCGGATGGCCTCGTTCCATCCCATCGCACAGCCGCACCGTCTACACCGTCCTCACCCCTTAGAAAGCGGAAATTTGCAGGGTCTACCCCATCCAAAGTCGACCCTACGCAACCAAGGATTATTACTCTTGATTCTCTTGGAAGCCCGCACTCTCCAACAATCAAGGCTTTGAAAGAGTATCTCGTTGAAGAAGCGAAGGCGAAAAAGGGCATTGCCTTGGAAACTATTCCCACTGGCATGACTGCCAGGGGTATACCAGAACAGAACAACTTTTGCGATTGTGGAGTATTTGTGTTGGGGTATATGGAAGAATTTTTAGTAAACCCTGATGAGGCAGCTCGCAAGCTCTTCTCAAAAGAAGAACTCGGCTGGGACATTCGTCCATCTGAACTACGAAATCAGATGAGAGAGCTGCTATTTAATCTTCAAGCTGAGCAACAAAAGCGACACCTGCAACAgcgagaggagaagaagctcctcaaagcaaagagaaaagcaatgGCTGAAGCCAGCTCGCAAATAATATCCTCGCCACCACCTCAACCGGTGGCATCCCCATCTCCAGCGCCAAAATTGCCCGGTTCTTTCCCAAGCGAGTCTCCGGAAAGGAAACCAATGTCAGGGACAgagtcatcttcatcagAATCTGTACAAGAGGCTGATAACTTAAAAGACAGTGACCTGAACGGCGTGGCATTGCATGAAGATGCACGGAGATTCAAAGCGCTCTCAGAGCCCCAGTTTATTAGTTGCTTATCAGACGCATCAAGTGCCAGCCCTATCATCACGAAGAGCAAACTCCTCCCTATTGTTTCCTCCAAAGCGCCTGAAGAGCTGCAGTTCATTGGCTGCTTATCGGAAGGAGGGAGTGTTAGCCCCGACGTCCCGAAGGGCAAGATACCCACCAGCGGTTCTTCTCTAACTTCCAAATGCAACGGCTACTCCAATAAACTGGTTGTGGAGTTGAAAGCCATCAATGGACGCGACAAAAACCAGTTCGAAGAATCTGCCTTggccgatgacgatgatgacgtcCAATTTGTGAAACAGCAGTCAAGCGCTTCATCTGAGAATAACGAGGCCACATCAAAACCCACAGAGACAAGTCGGAGTCGACAGTCATCTGTGGAACTGATAGGAGAGACAAGGAGTCGACCATCGTCGTCCCAGATGCACAACCAACGGACTAAACCTCTACCCAGCGCTTTACCACGAGCTAAAGCGCGAAAAGCCTTTGAATCCCCTGATATCCGAAGAGGGCCAAAATACGATGGCATTGATAGGTCGGCTGAAAGAGCAATATCCTAGTACATACGTctagcttttctttttctattttccttctgagagtttttttttcagtaCCCTAGTATTTCGTTGCGAGAAGTACATATACCACGAACGAAGCGGAATTACGGGCAagcttttgcttgcttcgTTTGTTGATTCTGGTCCATACTAAATGCACTTTGTGGTTTTAGGGAGAAATACAGTCGGGCATAGCAGATGGCGtcttatttttgtttttacgGTTTTGTAGGAATTCAACTTTTCCCGAACTTTGCAGGGCATTTCGGTTCTTTGATTTATTCGACATCTCTCTCGTGGCTTGATAGATGATGGATTTAGTGAATACAATACATGGCCGGTGATATACCATGCTAGCGTGATATGCATATCAGCGAAATGAAAAGATTTGACTTAAACAAGATCCACGATGATCACCACAATGTGTATGCATGCATATTATGTGCTCTTTAAGATGTGTATTATATACAAGAACCAATGCTGTGTACGAACGATCCGACTTTGCTATTATATGTAACCTCtagactgctgctgcccatgCTTCGTTCACTTTTTTAATCATCGCCttcctcattttcttcttctccttctgatGAATCATGTACACCATTGGTTGATGCTCTTGGAATCTTCGGAATTTCAAATACCACACCACCGTTTCTTactccttttcctttgttcaCGCTCCATCTTCCCAGGCGGTGGTCTTTGGCTacggcggcgacgatgcAGACGCCTTCTTCGCCGCGGTCGCCACGCTCAAAGACGGCGATGTCGTTGATGACTCCTTCTACGGATCGGTAGTGAGGCTTGTCTCCACCGTCACCGGATGCGTCGTCGTGCTGGTCTTCTGAAGAGCCGCCAAGGGTGGCGACGAGGtcgatcttcttcttgtcctcgGACAGCTGCCATATCCGCACATGACCATCCCAGCTACCGCTGATGATGACGTCGGAATAGGGGATGGTCTTGAGGGCTGTGATCCAGCGAGGGGTAGGGGCGGGAACGACCTTGCGATCTGGGTTCACCTCAGCTGAGGCGGCTTCTGGCTCCAGGGGCGGGTCAAGGCCGTGGGCGAGGGGCTGGATGTAGacaggcttcttcttggacacGCTCCAGAGAGCAAGGCTGCCGTTGTCGCTGCCGGTGACGAAGAGCTCGTCGTCGATCATGGCGATGCGGTCCATGCTGCCCTCGTGGAGGAGAGATCGAGGATTGACGCCCGGTTGTGGCTTTTTGTCTACCGCGCCGCCGCGGAAGACCAGCTGGGTTTCTTCTGCTACCTTCCATAAGCGGGCGGTTCTGTCTCGGGCACCGGCACTGACGCATCGCTCCTGGGCGAGAGCATCGATATCGATAACCTCGTCTTGGTGGCCGAACAAGGTTTCGATATAGGCCAGCTCGTCCAAACTCCAGACCTTGACCGTTCGGTCCTTGGAACAGGAGTAGAGCTGGTTCGTGCCTCTCCGGAACGCAAGCCCCGTTACAGCATCGCGGTGGTGTGTGAAGACCTTGATCGGTTTCAGGGTCTCGGCATCGTGGACGATGATCTTCTTATCCTGGCCTCCGGTGACGACGTATTTGCCGTCAGAAGAAGCGGCAACCGCCAAGATATTCTTAACGTGTCTCTTGTAGTCCTTATCCTCTTTCTTGCTCGCATTTCCCTTGATCCAGAGCTCCAGCTCCGGTCGCTTTTTTGGTGGCGCGGGGGGCTTCTTCGGTTTCCGTTTTGTTGTCTGCGGGTACTGGTGCTGAGGGAGGTCTTGTATCCTCCACTTGTGTAGGAAAAGAtctttggtggtggtgtagaCGTATGGTGCGCAGGCGGCAATGGATGTGACAGAGTTTGTATTGGATCTAAAAAACGTCTGGCTGGCCTTGTCAAAGGCCAATTCGGCAGCCAATTGACGATAAacttttccttttgtttcGGCCACATCTTCTTGCAGCCTCTCGGCGATCAGATCTCGGTCGATCTCTGCGGCGTCGAATCCAATCTCGTCCACATGCTCCTTGACATTGTCGAGGTAGCGCTCGGCCAGTCGCAATCGCTTCTCGGCGGCGGTCTCGACCCCGTTGTCAGAGTCGCTGTCGCCTTCGTCGTTGCTCGCGTCAGAGGCTCCATTGtagctctcttcatcttcagagtCGCTGCCGGAAATTGACTCGTCGTCACGCTCGACTCGCTTCTTGCTTGGGGCAGCCTGCTTCGCGGACGGCTTCGCAGATTTCGCAGAGGTTTTGGCAGAGGATTTTGAGGCGGCAATTCTTTTCTTGGGCGCTTCCGGGGCTGAAGGTCGCTTCCTCTTGCCGGGAACTGTGAAAAACGACGACATTGTGGCTCAGTCCTCCTCGCCAATTGCCATGTATTATCCCACTATGTGCAGTCGACTTTCTCACATTTACAGCCgtactaaagaaaaaaaaaagttcgaGATAGGCGACCCACCCAACTTTTTCGACCCCACATGGCGGCGCAGCAGCGAATCACAAGACAGATCCGGGTTATAGTGTTTCCGGCCCAGGGCGGTCAGGCCTGGCGTGGGCAAAACGGCAGGTGGGCGGTTCGTTGACGCGCAGCGCTACAGCCTAGCGGGATGAGGTAGCTGTGGTGGGTTGAGAGACCTCTCTACAGCTCTCGAGCAGCAACATACCAATCATACCCGCAACACACAATCGCCATGTGAGTGCATGCGAATGCGCCTcttatctctctttcttgtaCTGTTGCTTCGGATAACTAATACCGCTGGCTCTAGGGAGGTTCTTCTAGGAATTACAGGAAAGGACTTTACCCTCATCGGCGCTTCTAAAGCGGCCATGAGAGGAGCCACTATCCTCAAGGCATCCGACGACAAGACAAGAGTGCTGAACAAGCACACTTTACTGGCCTTCTCTGGGGAAGCTGGTGATACAGGTCAGATTCTTGACGTTTGAACACTACTCGGAGCTCAGGGTTTTGACGATGGTCCAGTACAATTCGCCGAATACATCCAACGAAATGCCCAACTCTACTCGATGCGCAACGAGACCGAGCTGTCACCCTCTGGTCTAGCACACTTCGTCCGAGGCGAACTCGCCACAAGCCTCCGATCTCGAAACCCATACAACGTAAACCTATTGATGGGAGGCGTTGATCCCATCACCGGAAAGCCCTCCCTGTACTGGCTAGACTACCTAGCGGCGCTGGCGGAGGTACCTTATGCAGCACACGGCTATGCGCAGTACGTGAACCTCTGAACTCCGAACATCTCTGCATCTAGATTGCTGTGACGGGATATTTGCCTCTTGCTTGCGGTTTTGCTGACAACTGTCTCCTCCAAACAGATACTACTGCTTGTCTCTCCTGGAtaagcaccaccacccagaTATCACACTAGGACAAGGAATCAAGCTCATGACGATGTGCATAGACGAGCTGAAGCGCCGGTTACCGATTGATTTCAAGGGTATGACAGTCAAAGCCATCAAGGCTGATGGAATTGTCGATATAGAGTTTGATGATGACCGCATTGTGAAAAGCGCATAAGGCAAGAGCGGGTTGCTAGAGAAGGGAATGGTGTGTATGGCTAGACTGACTTGAGCTTGGTAATTAATATACAGCCGCCGCTTCTTTCCGGTGCATTTTTCAGCATGTCTCGATGTGCGGCTATTCAGTGCGTTAGCAAATTTCATGTGAGGGAGGCTACGGAGCCGAGGGGAGGGAGATCAATATGTTTACCAGAGGGCTTTCGACTTATGGATGCCGGCTTATAGATATGCCGtaatgatgctgctgttacCAAGATTGAGTATGCTTACCGATTATGGCAATTTGGCGGTCTCGTTCTCTGGTTAAAAGTTTATACCCACGCCCGAGCACTTACATGGATCACACTGCCCtgcggccagcagcagcgtacATCAACGGCCAGGTATATCTACCCATGTTTCTACGGCATATGTTTATGGCTTCTGTATGATGAAATCATCGGCCTGGGGTCTGCTTTTTGTGTAGTGAGCTAGAGCATCTGATAGGCTAGCTTAGAGAAAGCAAATGTCTGTTTGTGGAATCTTAACGGCCTACTCAATCCGGGGTACTTCGCACCAACAAGCAGGCACTTGCTAAGGTAGGCATTGTATAGCAGCAGATGATACTCTGTAGATAGTACACACCTActtagtagtaggtaggtatccGGCGAGTATACATAACATATTGGATGAATCATTAAATACAGGCAGGTGGCAGCAGAGCAGTGATCGAATCTCACGGTCTTGAATTGCAGGCACTTGGCCAGGACCCCCGGTCAAACTTTGAATCCTCCGCCGTCGTCCTGTTATGAACATGGAGCACATGAGTGTCAGGAGTAGGTACCTTAGGCAGCTCCCCAAATACGCAATAAATTTCCGGTCCGCATCTGTCTATCAAATCTGCATGTAGGTAGTGTCTGATAGCGCAATTAAAATTCCTATAACTACCTAGCCAACCTTGCCGAGCCAATCTGCCATGAATTACATCACGAGAGCCGGCCGAGATCTGGGTTATCGGGGCCTTATCGGTATCTATGTACAGTGGCCAGGGGCCTAAGGTAATACTCCGGACGGAGTAggcgaggagggaaaaaTCCCCCACTTGAGCAGAGCCCAGGCCATTGAATCGGCGGGGAGTCAAATATTGCAGGCACAGTGGCACCTTGTTGTTGCAATGCCACTTGTCTGTACCCCGCCAAAGCAGCAAGTTggagaaagcaaagaatcTAAGAGGTGTGTACTCTGCACTGTGAGGtagtgctagtagtagtaggtaataTTCCTCGTTTTATACACAGTAGAAGCTTGAATGGTTAAACGGACAGAGACTCCTTTTTTGGATTGCAGCGCCTGCATGCCTCTCTCTGCATTCATCCACGGGTGCGTCATGTCCCACTCCTGCAGGAGGGCGAGGCGGTATTCGCACCAGctgtgcagcagcatctatCGGTGTAGGCCCTGACAAGGCAGCATCCTGGTCCTAGGTAGGAGTCGATGACTAGGGCTTAGTGCTGGGACTTGACGTGTTTCGTCAATACTTTATTAGGTAGCGGTACAGTAGGTATTACAATAGGTATTTGGAAAGCACATGTCAGGCATCATGATAAGGGTCGCTAAGCCACAGGCCCAACACCACGCCATCGACCAACTCTGCGAGGAGTGTGTGGTGGGATGTGTTCTGGGATATGGTTCCGGAGCACTGTATGTTCGAATTTTcgcagccatggcgagaAACCTCCGCGGGCCACCCGCCGAATGGGCTGCCAGCCTCGCTGAGTCCGAAACGTTATTCACCCCGTAGTGGCGATTCAGGTAGAAGCGTTGAGAATCTCTCAGCTGTCAGTAGGGAGGAAAGAATCGGTCTGCCCAGTAACGTCACAAGCCACAGCGCCACGGACGACGCAGCAAGGGATTTGCAAAGTAGCCTTCTAGTACCCTCACTGTGCTTAAGTGTGCGATAAAGGCCCCTGCTGGGCGCCACCACGTGAGGCGTCTACTTGAGGGGTACACGCTTCGTGGCTTCCATCCTAAAAAATCTCTGACCCCCTCGGGCACTAGCCTTTTTCTGTCCGCTTGGgaccaattttttttctcgccttCGCCTCAAGGCTCGCcgtccctttttcttctcttctttcccacAAACTCAACCCTCTTGACTCACAACctctctcatctccatccccctctctttttcctcaTCCTTGCATCTCATCACGGCATTTTCGTCTTTCCTTGGTCTTTCCTTTGAAGATTCTGCGTGTTCTTCGACGGAAAGTGCAAGCACAAGTTCTTTAACGCGTGCCCAATTTTAATACGAGtcggagaaaagaaaaaaaaatcgcttGGGAACTTGAGTTCTTCccgtttctttctcttcgtgTTTGCTGTCTATTTTTTGCGGACAGGCTTCGCTACTTCAC
This window encodes:
- the PCB4 gene encoding putative proteasome subunit beta type-4 (MEROPS:MER0002676~BUSCO:EOG092D3YUS), producing MAAQQRITRQIRVIVFPAQGGQAWRGQNGRPLYSSRAATYQSYPQHTIAMEVLLGITGKDFTLIGASKAAMRGATILKASDDKTRVLNKHTLLAFSGEAGDTVQFAEYIQRNAQLYSMRNETELSPSGLAHFVRGELATSLRSRNPYNVNLLMGGVDPITGKPSLYWLDYLAALAEVPYAAHGYAQYYCLSLLDKHHHPDITLGQGIKLMTMCIDELKRRLPIDFKGMTVKAIKADGIVDIEFDDDRIVKSA
- a CDS encoding uncharacterized protein (MEROPS:MER0011024), which encodes MSCRDDETSPSVTPGVLGGAADLETRPPTSSSPTVHEHVQQDPVALGASKLPKSAPRIASRSPIEAAEEKFPAGHAETASDQKPSRESSKATKPRWDPFARYHSNAHSFPDYVEPKHSTTMGPERLKQINGATRPVNTLSVRRYDSLNDPDVPASKRQKKDTTRTHGTTTSPYFSKSKPSKSSDIQDIHVEGSHDDVYDIISTSSAGNASLGTIGLDEYRRVLRTGNRGGGKGRRRRSRTSLNSAQQMQSDTVGAKFDIHQAPAPQSPNRNRLPIDIDSPDVLAFEQRPSTVTNAVFDASRYLNSKRDRPYRLAENTGPQIKRQKPSTVKEPIDLSEDELQADFAKYAESTDGKSTASKTLAHLGRHKKATMRGDIHHTVFKTSSQRQSRSDDIAITRAVCGKHIYERDDNSDKVVLRRGGKDSRRLESVLENGRVAKEHAWLSIDLDQISHFGYSEAPSRYGYIIRSQSGDAGPKLFLKFESNDNTRDFCEVLRSANVEGKVIGEIEKRAEKAFDEAKNWIASNEAHKKISQLFSTDEKEKDTIPRSSSPNRRPESARVKLRDILIQSAQDAESSATVRRPEESLALDLRRSTRSSAPATRRRMPSPDVWTISHPDWEKSWLAPLIFPETGKNRATVDKIDIPRLDEREFLNDNLINFYIRHLEFRLEKERPELLRKVYFFSTFFFEKLKSTKGKINYDGVKAWTARVDLLSYDYIFVPVNEHAHWYLAIICNVPNAVRAPSPEKKNQQVPDASVDNAMEMIDAPESPRLATVERDLTDISLEDVEAAVQKDADGLVPSHRTAAPSTPSSPLRKRKFAGSTPSKVDPTQPRIITLDSLGSPHSPTIKALKEYLVEEAKAKKGIALETIPTGMTARGIPEQNNFCDCGVFVLGYMEEFLVNPDEAARKLFSKEELGWDIRPSELRNQMRELLFNLQAEQQKRHLQQREEKKLLKAKRKAMAEASSQIISSPPPQPVASPSPAPKLPGSFPSESPERKPMSGTESSSSESVQEADNLKDSDLNGVALHEDARRFKALSEPQFISCLSDASSASPIITKSKLLPIVSSKAPEELQFIGCLSEGGSVSPDVPKGKIPTSGSSLTSKCNGYSNKLVVELKAINGRDKNQFEESALADDDDDVQFVKQQSSASSENNEATSKPTETSRSRQSSVELIGETRSRPSSSQMHNQRTKPLPSALPRAKARKAFESPDIRRGPKYDGIDRSAERAIS
- a CDS encoding uncharacterized protein (MEROPS:MER0011024), with amino-acid sequence MGPERLKQINGATRPVNTLSVRRYDSLNDPDVPASKRQKKDTTRTHGTTTSPYFSKSKPSKSSDIQDIHVEGSHDDVYDIISTSSAGNASLGTIGLDEYRRVLRTGNRGGGKGRRRRSRTSLNSAQQMQSDTVGAKFDIHQAPAPQSPNRNRLPIDIDSPDVLAFEQRPSTVTNAVFDASRYLNSKRDRPYRLAENTGPQIKRQKPSTVKEPIDLSEDELQADFAKYAESTDGKSTASKTLAHLGRHKKATMRGDIHHTVFKTSSQRQSRSDDIAITRAVCGKHIYERDDNSDKVVLRRGGKDSRRLESVLENGRVAKEHAWLSIDLDQISHFGYSEAPSRYGYIIRSQSGDAGPKLFLKFESNDNTRDFCEVLRSANVEGKVIGEIEKRAEKAFDEAKNWIASNEAHKKISQLFSTDEKEKDTIPRSSSPNRRPESARVKLRDILIQSAQDAESSATVRRPEESLALDLRRSTRSSAPATRRRMPSPDVWTISHPDWEKSWLAPLIFPETGKNRATVDKIDIPRLDEREFLNDNLINFYIRHLEFRLEKERPELLRKVYFFSTFFFEKLKSTKGKINYDGVKAWTARVDLLSYDYIFVPVNEHAHWYLAIICNVPNAVRAPSPEKKNQQVPDASVDNAMEMIDAPESPRLATVERDLTDISLEDVEAAVQKDADGLVPSHRTAAPSTPSSPLRKRKFAGSTPSKVDPTQPRIITLDSLGSPHSPTIKALKEYLVEEAKAKKGIALETIPTGMTARGIPEQNNFCDCGVFVLGYMEEFLVNPDEAARKLFSKEELGWDIRPSELRNQMRELLFNLQAEQQKRHLQQREEKKLLKAKRKAMAEASSQIISSPPPQPVASPSPAPKLPGSFPSESPERKPMSGTESSSSESVQEADNLKDSDLNGVALHEDARRFKALSEPQFISCLSDASSASPIITKSKLLPIVSSKAPEELQFIGCLSEGGSVSPDVPKGKIPTSGSSLTSKCNGYSNKLVVELKAINGRDKNQFEESALADDDDDVQFVKQQSSASSENNEATSKPTETSRSRQSSVELIGETRSRPSSSQMHNQRTKPLPSALPRAKARKAFESPDIRRGPKYDGIDRSAERAIS